One genomic segment of Ehrlichia chaffeensis str. Arkansas includes these proteins:
- the ftsH gene encoding ATP-dependent zinc metalloprotease FtsH has protein sequence MRKIIEGLAIWIIVVVLVAAAYVQFNDKIINGNTIKLPFSEFLNKIDNNEVESINIGEHNITGKLKDGSKFQTTAIVYDSLIKTLHNQQVTFTFLPEDTFFGVLSNILVSWFPMLLLVIIWFIFLKRMQIGGNRTINFSKSRAKLMTENRNKVTFNDVAGIDEAKEELIEIVDFLKHRQRFQKLGGKIPKGCLLIGSPGTGKTLLARAIAGEANVPFFSISGSDFVEMFVGVGASRVRDMFEQGKKNAPCIIFIDEIDAVGRHRGIGLGGGNDEREQTLNQLLVEMDGFESNEGVIIIAATNRPDVLDSALLRPGRFDRQVTISIPDINGREKIINVHIKKVPTAPDVNIRTIARGTPGFSGADLANLVNEAALIAARLNKKIVTMSDFEYARDKVMMGAERKSLMMTEEERRLTAYHEAGHAIIAFFTEASDPIHKATIIPRGRSLGLVMRLPESDRVSHTREKMIADLTVAMGGRAAEELIFGYHKVTSGASSDIKQATDLAKAMVMKWGMSDKVGPLYHNDDKNDTISNNLANLIDEEVKLIVTSALERAKSLLNEHLESLHIVAKNLLEFETLTGEDIKNIINGKELTKDDIEESQVLKRSFASKQ, from the coding sequence ATGAGAAAAATAATTGAAGGGTTAGCAATTTGGATTATAGTAGTTGTTCTGGTTGCTGCAGCATATGTTCAATTTAATGATAAAATCATTAACGGTAATACCATCAAATTGCCATTCTCAGAGTTTTTAAACAAGATTGATAATAATGAAGTCGAAAGCATTAATATAGGCGAACATAATATTACTGGAAAATTGAAAGATGGTTCTAAATTTCAAACAACTGCCATAGTATACGACAGTTTAATAAAAACATTACATAATCAGCAAGTGACTTTTACTTTTTTACCTGAAGATACATTCTTTGGGGTATTAAGTAACATATTGGTATCCTGGTTCCCTATGTTATTACTTGTTATAATATGGTTTATATTCCTCAAACGTATGCAAATAGGAGGTAACCGCACTATAAACTTTAGCAAATCACGAGCGAAATTAATGACCGAAAATCGTAATAAAGTAACTTTTAACGATGTAGCAGGTATTGATGAAGCTAAAGAAGAATTAATCGAAATAGTAGATTTCTTGAAACACAGACAAAGGTTTCAAAAATTAGGAGGTAAAATACCAAAAGGATGCTTATTAATAGGTTCACCAGGTACAGGAAAAACTTTATTAGCACGAGCAATTGCAGGTGAAGCAAATGTTCCGTTTTTTAGTATATCTGGGTCAGATTTTGTAGAAATGTTTGTAGGTGTGGGTGCAAGCCGTGTGCGCGACATGTTTGAACAAGGGAAAAAAAATGCCCCATGTATCATATTCATTGATGAGATAGATGCTGTAGGAAGACACAGAGGAATTGGCTTAGGTGGAGGAAATGATGAACGCGAACAAACATTAAACCAATTACTTGTTGAAATGGATGGATTTGAATCTAATGAGGGAGTAATCATCATCGCTGCAACTAACCGTCCAGATGTATTAGATTCAGCACTTCTTAGACCAGGAAGATTTGATAGACAAGTTACTATTAGCATACCTGATATTAACGGGCGAGAAAAAATAATTAATGTACATATCAAAAAAGTACCTACAGCACCAGATGTCAATATTAGAACCATTGCACGTGGTACTCCAGGATTCTCTGGAGCAGATTTGGCAAATCTAGTAAATGAAGCAGCACTAATAGCAGCAAGACTCAACAAAAAAATTGTCACAATGAGTGATTTTGAGTATGCAAGAGACAAAGTTATGATGGGAGCTGAAAGAAAATCACTAATGATGACAGAAGAAGAAAGAAGGCTAACAGCTTATCATGAAGCAGGACATGCTATTATCGCATTTTTCACAGAAGCATCCGATCCTATACATAAGGCAACAATCATTCCAAGAGGAAGAAGTTTAGGGTTGGTAATGAGACTACCAGAATCAGATCGTGTCTCTCATACAAGGGAAAAAATGATTGCAGATTTGACAGTAGCAATGGGTGGAAGAGCTGCTGAGGAATTGATTTTCGGATACCACAAAGTAACAAGTGGAGCATCATCAGACATAAAACAAGCAACAGACCTTGCAAAAGCCATGGTTATGAAGTGGGGAATGAGCGACAAAGTAGGTCCGTTATATCACAATGACGATAAAAATGACACTATTTCTAATAACTTAGCAAATTTGATAGATGAAGAGGTCAAGCTTATAGTAACATCTGCACTTGAAAGAGCAAAAAGCCTATTAAATGAGCATTTAGAATCATTACATATAGTTGCTAAAAATTTATTGGAATTTGAGACTCTAACTGGAGAAGATATCAAAAATATAATAAATGGTAAAGAACTGACCAAAGATGATATTGAGGAATCTCAGGTTTTAAAAAGATCATTCGCTTCAAAACAGTAA
- the lgt gene encoding prolipoprotein diacylglyceryl transferase — protein sequence MIIDPVAFRLGLLEIKWYSLSYVLGIVFAYWYIRKIDKYRVFSKESYESIMSWWVISIILGGRIGYILFYNLDFYIHFPIEMFKLWNGGMSFHGGLIGIISGMYIFCRKNKISILSALDLGACAVPVGIFFGRIANFINGELYGKVTDIKFGMVFPNSGDSFYRHPSQLYEAFFEGFLLFVIMNSLFFFTNVRASQGMLSAVYCIWYGVVRFFIEFIREPDAQVGYILFNQLTMGQLLSVFMVIMGFYFIKLAKMKAKLSM from the coding sequence ATGATTATAGATCCAGTAGCTTTTAGATTGGGATTACTAGAAATAAAGTGGTATTCGTTATCCTATGTATTGGGTATAGTGTTTGCTTATTGGTATATAAGAAAAATAGATAAGTATAGAGTTTTTAGCAAAGAAAGTTATGAATCAATAATGTCATGGTGGGTTATTTCTATAATTCTTGGTGGTAGGATAGGATATATATTGTTTTATAACTTAGATTTTTATATACATTTTCCTATTGAAATGTTTAAGTTGTGGAATGGTGGTATGTCATTTCATGGTGGTTTAATAGGGATAATTAGTGGCATGTATATTTTTTGTAGAAAAAATAAAATAAGTATTCTTTCTGCTCTTGATTTAGGTGCATGTGCTGTACCTGTTGGAATATTTTTTGGACGCATTGCAAATTTTATTAATGGTGAGTTATATGGTAAGGTCACAGATATAAAATTTGGTATGGTTTTTCCTAATAGTGGTGATTCTTTCTATAGACATCCCAGCCAATTATATGAAGCTTTTTTTGAAGGGTTTCTATTATTTGTAATAATGAATTCTCTTTTTTTCTTTACAAATGTTAGAGCATCTCAAGGAATGCTGAGTGCTGTTTATTGTATATGGTATGGAGTAGTGCGGTTTTTTATTGAGTTTATTAGAGAACCTGATGCTCAGGTTGGTTACATTTTGTTTAATCAGTTAACTATGGGACAATTGCTATCTGTTTTCATGGTGATTATGGGTTTTTATTTTATAAAATTAGCTAAGATGAAAGCTAAATTGTCAATGTAA
- a CDS encoding zinc-finger domain-containing protein, with protein sequence MSGSDEKDKVKIVCCSGEGNASEYIEHPKIYLTVKIGQEVSCPYCSKVFAFASRD encoded by the coding sequence ATGTCTGGTAGTGATGAGAAAGATAAAGTGAAAATAGTTTGTTGCAGTGGGGAAGGGAATGCTTCTGAGTATATTGAACATCCGAAAATATATTTGACTGTTAAAATTGGACAAGAAGTTAGTTGTCCCTACTGTAGTAAGGTTTTTGCTTTTGCCTCTCGAGATTGA
- the secD gene encoding protein translocase subunit SecD — MFSKLQIKPIVVTLLCVLAIYLILPNFINSKFLLSKQKVNLGLDLQGGVYLLLEADFKEYLKERMYSLYDEMSEFLSSKKIEYSKLDVEQDKLVLVLKSSQDFNKIKLFDNKNVRVFEQEGQIVMSFYDSYKASLLRNVISDSISNIRRRLDKSGTKEIIINSHGKDRISLQIPGVHDTSQIKTLLGKTAKLTFHLLENVSQLSSINPLTTVLLKDHRGNTYPILKKVEISGDSLIDVSSGINNLGNVVVHFKLNNAAAKKFAKITKENFNKPFAIVLDGVVLTAPIIREPILTGSGEISGNFTVETAKELSILLKSGALPVPLKVIEEKTIGSSLGAEYIKQGRLAMIISIVAVSIFIIFSYRIFGVLAVIGLVFNIVFIITILTLLQATLTLPGLAGITLTVGMSVDANVLIFERIKEELKSTKKLKWAVESGFKNAMSTIFDSNVTTLIVAAIMFVIGSGPISGFAITLSIGILCSMFSAITLTKMLIDLYIRLFNLKTLSI; from the coding sequence ATGTTTTCTAAGTTACAAATTAAGCCTATAGTTGTGACCTTGTTATGTGTTCTTGCTATATATTTAATACTACCAAATTTTATTAATAGTAAATTTTTGCTGTCAAAACAAAAAGTTAATCTAGGATTAGATCTGCAAGGTGGTGTTTACTTGTTGTTAGAAGCGGATTTTAAAGAATATTTAAAAGAAAGAATGTATAGCTTGTATGATGAAATGAGTGAATTTTTATCCAGCAAAAAAATAGAGTATAGTAAACTAGATGTAGAGCAGGATAAACTGGTGTTGGTACTAAAAAGTAGTCAGGATTTTAATAAAATAAAGTTGTTTGATAATAAAAACGTTAGAGTATTTGAACAGGAAGGTCAGATTGTCATGTCTTTTTATGACAGTTATAAGGCAAGTTTGTTGAGGAATGTTATATCTGATTCTATTAGTAACATAAGACGTAGGTTAGATAAATCTGGTACAAAAGAGATTATTATAAATAGTCATGGTAAAGATAGAATCTCTCTGCAAATTCCTGGGGTACATGATACTAGTCAAATCAAGACGTTATTGGGCAAGACAGCAAAGCTGACATTTCACTTGCTAGAAAATGTTAGTCAGTTATCATCTATTAATCCTCTTACTACTGTTTTGCTTAAGGATCATCGTGGAAATACATATCCTATATTAAAAAAAGTTGAAATTAGTGGTGATTCTTTAATAGATGTGTCATCTGGTATAAATAATCTTGGTAACGTAGTTGTACATTTTAAGCTGAATAATGCAGCAGCTAAAAAGTTTGCTAAAATTACAAAAGAAAACTTTAATAAACCATTTGCTATAGTGCTGGATGGAGTAGTACTTACTGCTCCTATAATACGTGAACCTATTTTAACTGGAAGTGGTGAAATTAGTGGTAATTTTACGGTTGAAACTGCAAAAGAATTATCTATATTGTTAAAATCTGGAGCTTTGCCAGTACCTTTGAAAGTAATAGAAGAAAAAACAATAGGTTCTAGTCTAGGTGCTGAATACATTAAGCAAGGTAGATTAGCAATGATAATATCAATTGTAGCAGTTTCTATTTTTATTATATTTTCTTATCGTATATTTGGTGTTTTAGCTGTAATTGGATTAGTTTTTAATATTGTTTTTATTATTACCATACTTACATTGCTTCAAGCTACGCTTACATTACCTGGACTTGCAGGAATTACTTTGACAGTTGGAATGTCTGTGGATGCTAATGTGTTGATTTTTGAGCGTATTAAAGAAGAGTTAAAGTCTACAAAAAAGTTAAAATGGGCTGTAGAATCTGGCTTTAAAAATGCTATGTCAACGATATTTGATTCTAATGTTACCACATTAATTGTTGCTGCAATTATGTTTGTAATAGGTAGTGGCCCTATTAGTGGATTTGCTATTACATTATCAATAGGTATTTTATGTTCCATGTTTTCTGCAATAACTTTAACAAAGATGCTAATAGATTTATATATTAGATTATTTAATTTGAAGACATTAAGTATATGA
- a CDS encoding HesA/MoeB/ThiF family protein, whose protein sequence is MFDRYKKQVLISEIGKVGQSKLSESNVLIIGCGGLGSTVIPLLAASGIGHITLCDDDKIQMSNLNRQVIYKESDINQSKVIKAQEFVKSLNSDVNVQVLNNFVTPKNFEEVFKNVDVVVDCTDRLATKLFLNDAAVLLGKPLVHSAAIGFTGQVLTVFPYGKPCLRCFFECQYMSLHLNCSNAGILGATVGVVGSIAVAETIKYLLKIPDNLVGNLQRIDLRSNEFTKYTFQKNSACIACSDNMKVDPYDYNYYESKLCF, encoded by the coding sequence GTGTTTGACCGTTATAAGAAACAAGTTCTTATTTCAGAGATAGGCAAAGTAGGTCAAAGTAAATTAAGTGAAAGTAATGTTTTGATAATAGGTTGTGGTGGCTTAGGAAGTACAGTTATTCCTCTACTTGCTGCTAGTGGTATTGGCCATATTACATTGTGTGATGATGATAAAATACAAATGTCCAACCTTAATAGACAGGTGATTTATAAGGAGAGTGATATCAATCAAAGTAAAGTGATAAAAGCACAGGAGTTTGTAAAATCACTTAACTCTGATGTTAATGTTCAAGTGTTAAATAATTTTGTTACGCCTAAAAATTTCGAGGAAGTGTTTAAGAATGTGGATGTTGTTGTCGATTGTACAGATCGTCTGGCTACAAAGTTATTTCTTAATGATGCAGCTGTTTTGTTAGGTAAACCTTTAGTACATAGTGCAGCGATTGGATTTACTGGACAAGTGTTAACAGTATTTCCTTATGGTAAACCTTGTCTAAGATGTTTTTTTGAATGTCAATATATGAGTCTGCACTTAAATTGTTCTAATGCTGGAATACTTGGAGCAACGGTGGGAGTAGTAGGAAGTATTGCAGTTGCAGAAACTATAAAATATTTATTAAAAATTCCAGATAATTTAGTAGGGAATTTGCAGAGAATAGACTTGCGATCTAATGAGTTTACTAAATATACATTTCAAAAAAATAGTGCATGTATAGCATGTAGTGACAATATGAAAGTCGATCCTTATGATTATAATTATTATGAGAGCAAATTGTGTTTTTAG
- the pyrE gene encoding orotate phosphoribosyltransferase, with amino-acid sequence MEADLLNSDSIYGEFTKIGVIISGHFVLSSGLHSDTYIQCARLFENPVIAVKFCALLATKIGKVLPNIDLIVSPAVGAITVGYEIARQLGINNVFCERVNGLFTLRRGFEIKKGSKVLIVEDVITTGKTSMEVVSCVKKNGGTVVAGAALVKRSRDIKLPFPIISLVELNIKSYVDEDVPEYLRKIPVSVPGSRYLQEN; translated from the coding sequence ATGGAAGCGGATTTATTAAATAGTGATTCTATATATGGTGAATTTACTAAAATTGGGGTAATAATAAGTGGTCACTTTGTATTATCTTCGGGATTACATAGTGATACTTATATTCAGTGTGCTAGGTTATTTGAAAACCCAGTTATTGCGGTGAAGTTTTGTGCTTTACTTGCTACAAAGATTGGTAAAGTTTTACCAAATATAGATCTTATAGTTTCTCCAGCAGTTGGAGCTATTACAGTTGGCTATGAAATTGCTAGGCAGTTGGGTATTAATAATGTGTTCTGTGAACGTGTTAATGGACTGTTTACACTGCGTCGGGGGTTTGAAATAAAAAAGGGAAGTAAAGTTTTAATTGTAGAAGATGTGATTACAACTGGAAAAACTTCTATGGAAGTAGTAAGTTGTGTAAAGAAGAATGGTGGTACTGTTGTTGCAGGTGCAGCTTTAGTTAAACGTAGTAGGGATATTAAACTACCTTTTCCTATAATTAGTTTAGTTGAATTAAATATTAAAAGTTATGTAGATGAAGATGTTCCAGAATATTTGCGAAAGATACCTGTATCAGTTCCAGGTAGTAGGTATTTACAGGAAAATTAG
- the recA gene encoding recombinase RecA yields MSDSKNLNQERQKALDSAISQIEKAFGRGAIMKLKQGAIEKIDSISTGSIALDTALGIGGFPKGRIVEIFGPESSGKTTLALHVIAESQKKGGNCAFIDAEHALDIMYARKLGVNTGDLIVSQPDTGEQALHIVEYLVCSGAIDVIVVDSVAALTPRAEIEGDMGDQHMGLQARLLSHALRKLTSIVSKANCVLIFINQIRMKIGVVYGNPETTTGGNALKFYSSVRLDIRKVSAIKDKDVIIGNQTKVKVVKNKVAPPFKQVDFDIMYNEGISKVGEIIDMGVKLNIIEKAGSYYSYNSVRLGQGKENAKSYLKANCDTAHEIEQKIRSILASDNEVSCFNAEVNDNLHEVEETVF; encoded by the coding sequence ATGTCTGATAGCAAAAATTTAAACCAGGAAAGACAAAAAGCATTGGATAGCGCAATTAGTCAAATTGAAAAGGCTTTTGGTCGTGGTGCAATAATGAAATTAAAACAAGGTGCTATTGAAAAAATAGATAGTATTTCTACTGGATCAATTGCGCTTGATACAGCTTTAGGCATTGGTGGGTTTCCTAAAGGTAGAATTGTTGAAATTTTTGGGCCTGAAAGTTCTGGTAAAACAACACTTGCTTTGCATGTAATTGCTGAGTCACAAAAAAAGGGTGGGAATTGTGCATTTATTGATGCTGAACATGCTTTGGATATCATGTATGCTCGCAAATTAGGGGTAAATACTGGTGATTTGATCGTTTCTCAACCCGATACAGGTGAACAAGCATTACATATAGTTGAGTATCTGGTTTGTTCTGGTGCTATTGATGTAATAGTAGTAGATTCTGTGGCTGCATTAACTCCTAGAGCAGAGATAGAAGGTGATATGGGTGATCAACATATGGGGTTACAAGCTAGGTTGTTAAGTCATGCATTGAGGAAGTTAACTTCTATTGTATCAAAAGCTAATTGTGTTCTTATTTTTATTAATCAGATACGTATGAAAATAGGGGTAGTTTATGGAAATCCTGAAACTACTACTGGTGGCAATGCTTTAAAGTTTTATAGTTCTGTAAGATTAGATATACGTAAGGTAAGTGCAATTAAGGATAAGGACGTAATTATTGGTAATCAAACTAAGGTGAAAGTTGTTAAAAACAAGGTGGCTCCTCCTTTTAAACAAGTAGATTTTGATATCATGTATAATGAAGGTATCTCAAAGGTAGGAGAGATTATAGATATGGGTGTAAAACTTAATATTATTGAAAAAGCTGGGTCATACTACTCGTATAATAGTGTGCGTCTTGGTCAAGGTAAAGAAAATGCAAAATCTTATCTTAAAGCTAATTGTGATACTGCACATGAAATAGAACAGAAGATAAGAAGTATACTTGCAAGTGATAATGAAGTTAGTTGTTTCAATGCAGAGGTTAATGATAATCTTCATGAAGTAGAAGAAACAGTTTTTTAA
- the bioD gene encoding dethiobiotin synthase — MSAYFITSCGTDIGKTFIMTALCWHLSKSYKVVHAIKPVISGWSDANILDNDTGKILCSLSMDCHDSNITKVSPWRLYYPHAPNIAAKLENTKLDYNKIVTFCSQCISQAHDYLLIEGVGGVMSPITDDKTCLDIIRDLNINVILVIGSYLGSISHTLTALKVLSGMSVKVVLTLKDNNVVNVDDIVKFIYEYTGKTVYIQRYVTGSFDLWKGTSDNIVNFISADNYDKS; from the coding sequence ATGTCAGCTTATTTTATTACATCTTGCGGTACTGATATAGGAAAAACTTTTATTATGACAGCCCTGTGTTGGCATTTAAGTAAAAGTTATAAGGTAGTACATGCAATAAAACCTGTTATTAGTGGGTGGAGTGATGCGAATATTTTAGATAATGATACAGGTAAAATACTGTGTAGTTTAAGTATGGATTGTCATGATAGTAATATAACGAAAGTTTCACCTTGGAGGTTGTATTATCCACATGCTCCTAATATAGCCGCTAAGTTAGAAAATACTAAATTGGACTATAATAAAATTGTGACATTTTGTTCCCAATGTATTAGTCAGGCTCATGATTATTTGTTAATAGAAGGAGTGGGTGGAGTTATGTCTCCTATTACAGATGATAAAACTTGTTTAGATATAATACGGGATTTAAATATTAATGTGATTTTGGTTATAGGCTCTTATCTAGGCAGCATAAGTCATACATTAACAGCACTGAAAGTGTTGTCTGGTATGTCTGTAAAGGTTGTCCTTACTCTTAAGGATAACAACGTTGTTAATGTTGATGATATAGTAAAGTTTATTTACGAATATACAGGTAAAACAGTATATATTCAACGCTATGTTACAGGTAGTTTTGATTTATGGAAAGGGACATCAGATAATATAGTAAATTTTATAAGTGCAGATAATTATGATAAGTCTTAA
- the ftsY gene encoding signal recognition particle-docking protein FtsY, with protein sequence MTDATNKGFFSNIKKGLFKTSSKLSDGIKKIFSSGKKVDQETLEELKELLITADVGYDNASLLTQKLASTKFNEMDDNTVKQKLAESIENILLQVEKPLSINNKPHVIMVCGTNGNGKTTTIGKLAHRFKNTGKKVLVAACDTFRAAATEQLIVWSQKVNFPVVTGNQGADAASIAYQAMQQALNEQTDVLLIDTAGRLHNHKNLMEELAKIRRIINKHDNNAPHDVILILDATTGQNAVNQVDAFLQFVNISGLIITKLDGTAKGGVVIRIAQKYKLNIHAIGIGESVEQLQDFSAKEFAAGLLDINTI encoded by the coding sequence ATGACAGATGCAACTAATAAAGGATTTTTCAGCAATATCAAGAAAGGTTTATTTAAAACCTCATCAAAGTTAAGTGACGGTATAAAGAAAATTTTTTCTAGTGGAAAAAAAGTTGACCAAGAAACTTTAGAAGAATTGAAAGAATTACTCATCACAGCAGATGTAGGCTATGACAATGCTTCACTACTTACACAAAAACTTGCATCCACAAAGTTTAATGAAATGGATGATAATACAGTAAAGCAAAAACTCGCTGAATCTATAGAAAACATCCTATTACAAGTTGAAAAGCCTCTCTCTATAAACAATAAGCCACATGTAATTATGGTATGTGGTACAAATGGAAATGGCAAGACCACAACTATAGGTAAATTAGCACATAGGTTTAAAAACACAGGGAAAAAAGTACTAGTTGCAGCATGTGACACATTTCGTGCAGCAGCTACTGAACAACTAATAGTATGGTCACAAAAAGTAAATTTCCCAGTAGTAACAGGCAATCAGGGAGCAGATGCAGCAAGTATAGCATATCAAGCAATGCAACAAGCCTTAAATGAACAAACCGATGTCTTGCTAATTGATACAGCTGGAAGATTACATAATCATAAAAACTTGATGGAAGAACTAGCAAAAATTAGAAGAATTATAAACAAACATGACAACAATGCACCTCATGATGTCATACTAATATTAGACGCAACAACTGGACAAAACGCTGTCAATCAAGTTGATGCTTTTTTACAATTCGTCAATATTAGTGGATTAATTATAACTAAGTTAGACGGCACAGCAAAAGGAGGAGTAGTTATAAGAATAGCACAAAAATATAAATTGAACATTCATGCAATAGGTATTGGTGAATCTGTAGAACAACTTCAAGACTTTTCTGCCAAAGAATTTGCTGCAGGATTACTCGACATAAACACCATATAA
- the icd gene encoding isocitrate dehydrogenase, with product MSIPITVAYGDGIGPEIMEAVLLILSEAESGLVVETIEVGHNLYKKEWSSGIAPSSWDSIYRTKVLLKSPTMTPQGRGHKSLNVTLRKRLGLYANIRPCISYHPVIKTRYPNLNVVIVRENEEDTYTGIEHRLTNDTYQCSKVITRSGSERICDYAFHYAKVHNRKRVTCLIKDNIMKMTDGIFHKSFSKIAENYPDIESDHYIVDIGMAKVASNPENFDVIVTTNLYGDIVSDIVAELSGSIGLAGSANIGNNYAMFEAVHGSAPDIAGKNIANPSGLLNAAIQMLMYLKQFDKAQLIYNAFLKTLEDGIHTADIYQSQVSKKKVSTMDFAKAVVENFGQSPSQLPKSMFQDNVDRTGVSYTYEPSYVTRVLVGVDITIGCDGVGLDFKQLINNLQNITHDKLELVLIHNKGLEIWPDESVSVNLSYMDQVCCRFYMKSKDDKIMNEHINQLLFDIEQKKIDVVKMEKLYLYNDQPGFFTM from the coding sequence ATGTCAATTCCAATAACAGTTGCTTATGGAGATGGTATTGGCCCAGAAATTATGGAAGCTGTACTATTGATCTTGAGTGAAGCAGAATCAGGTCTAGTTGTAGAAACTATAGAGGTGGGACACAATTTATATAAAAAAGAATGGTCTTCTGGTATTGCGCCTTCATCTTGGGATTCTATTTATAGAACGAAAGTACTGCTTAAGTCTCCTACCATGACTCCACAAGGTCGTGGGCATAAAAGTCTTAATGTTACGTTGAGAAAGAGATTAGGGTTGTATGCAAATATTAGGCCATGTATTTCTTATCATCCTGTGATAAAGACAAGGTATCCTAATCTCAATGTAGTGATAGTTCGAGAAAATGAGGAAGATACATATACTGGTATAGAACATAGGCTGACTAATGATACGTATCAATGCTCAAAAGTTATTACGAGATCAGGTTCAGAAAGAATATGTGATTATGCATTTCACTATGCTAAGGTTCATAATAGGAAGAGAGTTACTTGCTTGATAAAAGATAATATTATGAAAATGACAGATGGAATTTTTCATAAGTCTTTTTCAAAGATTGCAGAGAATTATCCTGACATTGAATCAGATCATTATATTGTTGATATTGGAATGGCAAAAGTGGCTTCTAACCCTGAAAATTTTGATGTTATAGTTACTACTAATCTTTATGGTGATATAGTGTCTGATATAGTTGCTGAATTATCAGGGTCTATAGGCCTTGCAGGTAGTGCTAATATAGGGAATAATTATGCAATGTTTGAAGCTGTTCATGGTTCAGCTCCAGATATAGCTGGAAAGAACATAGCAAATCCTTCTGGATTACTTAATGCAGCTATACAAATGTTGATGTATTTAAAACAGTTTGACAAGGCACAGCTAATTTATAATGCATTTCTTAAAACTTTAGAAGATGGTATTCATACAGCAGATATTTACCAAAGTCAGGTTAGCAAGAAAAAAGTTTCTACAATGGATTTTGCTAAGGCTGTTGTTGAAAATTTTGGACAATCTCCATCTCAATTACCAAAATCAATGTTTCAGGATAATGTAGATAGGACGGGTGTATCTTATACATATGAACCATCTTATGTTACTAGAGTTCTTGTAGGAGTGGATATTACTATTGGTTGTGATGGTGTAGGACTAGATTTTAAGCAGTTAATTAATAATCTTCAAAATATTACACATGATAAACTGGAGCTTGTGCTAATTCATAATAAAGGATTAGAAATTTGGCCTGATGAATCTGTGAGTGTAAATCTTTCTTATATGGATCAGGTATGTTGTAGGTTTTACATGAAAAGTAAAGATGATAAAATCATGAATGAGCATATTAATCAGTTGCTTTTTGACATAGAGCAAAAGAAAATAGATGTAGTAAAAATGGAAAAATTATACTTATATAATGATCAACCTGGCTTTTTTACTATGTAA